The Thermincola ferriacetica genome has a segment encoding these proteins:
- the hisG gene encoding ATP phosphoribosyltransferase: MDDYLSIAIPKGTLYKDTIRVLREAGLNVDELETDSRKLFFVNEEDRVKYIICRPTDIPTFVEYGAADLGFVGKDTIVEQNKDVYELLDLKYGACRFVVAVPEKTAQDGQWEQMTHARVATKFPRVAQNYFAAEGKQMEIIKLHGNIELAPLVGLSEMIVDIVSTGRTLRENNLVAVAEIFKSTARLIANRVSHRLKNNRINPLIGQLKEVVGKLND, translated from the coding sequence ATGGATGATTATTTATCTATAGCTATTCCCAAAGGCACACTATATAAGGATACGATCCGGGTTCTCAGGGAAGCCGGGCTCAACGTGGATGAACTGGAGACTGATTCACGGAAACTCTTTTTTGTCAACGAAGAAGACCGGGTAAAATATATCATTTGCCGCCCTACCGATATTCCCACTTTTGTGGAGTACGGGGCAGCGGATCTGGGGTTTGTCGGCAAAGATACCATCGTGGAACAGAACAAGGACGTTTACGAACTTCTGGATTTGAAATACGGGGCCTGCCGGTTCGTAGTGGCCGTTCCTGAAAAGACGGCCCAGGACGGACAATGGGAACAGATGACCCATGCCAGGGTAGCCACGAAGTTTCCGCGGGTGGCCCAAAATTATTTTGCTGCCGAAGGGAAGCAGATGGAAATTATCAAACTGCATGGCAACATAGAATTGGCGCCGTTGGTCGGCTTGTCCGAGATGATTGTGGATATTGTGTCCACGGGCCGGACTTTGCGGGAAAATAATCTGGTGGCTGTGGCTGAAATATTTAAGTCTACGGCCAGGCTGATTGCTAACCGGGTCAGCCACCGGCTGAAGAACAACAGAATCAATCCCTTGATTGGGCAGTTGAAAGAGGTTGTGGGAAAACTGAACGACTGA
- a CDS encoding YerC/YecD family TrpR-related protein, whose protein sequence is MVEFKLKDPLLDQLFEAVLLLENVDECYRFFEDICTVAELKAMAQRLEVAKMLQAEKTYGEIAERTGASTATISRVKRCLNYGADGYKLVLERLKSETAADRRQQLCSRDLSSSLGTRKKT, encoded by the coding sequence TTGGTTGAATTCAAACTGAAAGATCCTTTGCTTGACCAACTGTTTGAAGCTGTGCTGCTGCTGGAAAATGTCGATGAATGCTACCGTTTTTTTGAAGATATATGTACGGTGGCCGAGCTCAAGGCCATGGCCCAGCGGTTGGAGGTGGCCAAAATGCTGCAGGCCGAAAAGACCTACGGGGAGATTGCTGAACGGACCGGGGCCAGTACGGCCACTATCAGCAGGGTGAAACGCTGCCTGAATTATGGTGCGGACGGATATAAGCTTGTATTGGAAAGGTTAAAATCTGAAACCGCCGCTGACAGACGGCAGCAGCTCTGTTCCAGGGATTTGAGTTCTTCCTTGGGGACACGGAAGAAAACATAG
- a CDS encoding sensor histidine kinase, whose protein sequence is MLSPSQFNQKSAFLIMVILLQVLIFFVNGFWGYFSLYQKVAKPMKTMFGFSLAAGVVLGIAAIYLVREIIRLAKKEKEAELNQACLKESQELVGILRTHRHDFFNHLQVIMGSIQLGKKDHALQYIKEVTDRLKTDTSISNLEHPEIAALLLKKRHNAESRGIRFSVDLKSKLLGLKISAITISQIIGNLIDHALDAAENVSADDRQVKVTFSENGEGFFLEVACRRPLVPEQLRDKIFEKGFSAKGLEGSGLGLHTVKKLTEKHGGTVSLTGNEEVGTVFTVYFPQKQPAN, encoded by the coding sequence ATGCTTTCACCGTCACAATTTAACCAAAAATCAGCATTCCTGATTATGGTAATTTTGCTACAAGTTTTAATTTTTTTTGTAAACGGGTTCTGGGGCTATTTTTCTTTGTACCAAAAAGTTGCCAAACCCATGAAGACTATGTTTGGCTTCTCGTTAGCAGCCGGAGTAGTTCTGGGAATAGCGGCCATTTACCTGGTAAGGGAAATTATCAGGTTGGCGAAAAAGGAAAAAGAGGCGGAACTAAACCAGGCCTGTTTAAAAGAAAGCCAGGAGCTGGTCGGTATTTTACGCACCCATAGGCATGATTTTTTTAATCACCTACAGGTGATCATGGGTTCTATTCAATTGGGCAAAAAGGATCATGCCCTGCAGTATATTAAAGAAGTGACCGATCGTTTAAAAACAGACACCTCAATAAGTAACCTGGAACATCCGGAAATAGCAGCCCTCTTGCTGAAAAAAAGACATAATGCCGAGTCAAGGGGGATTCGGTTTTCCGTTGATCTGAAATCAAAGTTACTTGGCCTAAAGATTTCTGCTATTACTATATCTCAAATTATCGGCAATTTGATTGACCATGCTTTGGATGCGGCAGAAAACGTATCCGCTGACGACAGGCAGGTAAAAGTTACATTTAGTGAAAACGGCGAAGGTTTCTTTTTGGAAGTTGCCTGCCGGAGACCGTTAGTACCGGAACAATTAAGAGATAAAATTTTTGAAAAAGGTTTTTCCGCCAAAGGTTTGGAAGGCAGCGGTTTAGGTTTACATACGGTAAAAAAATTGACAGAAAAACACGGGGGAACTGTCAGCTTGACCGGTAATGAAGAAGTGGGGACGGTCTTTACCGTTTATTTTCCCCAAAAACAGCCGGCTAATTAG
- a CDS encoding cyclic lactone autoinducer peptide, whose protein sequence is MYRRLLMLAIALFTFLAQISVVSACNVSGYQPSLPEALRK, encoded by the coding sequence ATGTACAGAAGATTGCTGATGCTGGCTATTGCGCTGTTTACATTTCTGGCCCAAATAAGCGTGGTTTCCGCGTGTAATGTAAGCGGATACCAACCTTCGCTGCCCGAAGCACTGAGAAAATAA
- the hisA gene encoding 1-(5-phosphoribosyl)-5-[(5-phosphoribosylamino)methylideneamino]imidazole-4-carboxamide isomerase, whose amino-acid sequence MLIIPAIDLRNGKCVRLVEGRLDRETIYSDDPAEMARKWAAKGARFLHLVDLDGAFAGEPKNVEAVRKIIAAVDIPAELGGGIRNMDTIDMYLDMGLNRVILGTAAISDSRLVEKACARYGERIVVGIDARDGYVAVEGWDQTAAKKAVDLGREMKDLGVTRIIYTDIKRDGTLKGPNLESTREMAEATGLKIIASGGVSSLEDLIAVSQLEPYGVEAVITGKALYDGRIDLEEALRTVGS is encoded by the coding sequence ATGTTAATCATTCCGGCTATAGACCTGCGCAACGGCAAATGCGTCCGGTTGGTCGAAGGCAGGCTGGACAGGGAAACCATATATTCCGATGACCCGGCAGAGATGGCCAGGAAATGGGCGGCCAAGGGAGCCAGGTTCCTGCACCTGGTAGACCTGGACGGAGCTTTTGCCGGTGAACCCAAAAATGTGGAAGCTGTCAGGAAGATCATTGCTGCTGTGGATATACCGGCTGAGTTGGGTGGCGGTATCAGGAACATGGATACCATTGATATGTACCTGGACATGGGGCTGAACAGGGTAATTCTGGGCACGGCTGCCATTTCTGATTCCCGGTTGGTGGAGAAGGCCTGCGCCAGGTACGGTGAAAGAATAGTGGTGGGTATTGATGCCAGGGACGGTTATGTGGCTGTTGAGGGTTGGGACCAGACGGCTGCCAAAAAGGCTGTGGACCTGGGCCGGGAAATGAAGGACCTGGGAGTCACCAGGATAATATATACCGATATAAAGAGGGACGGCACATTGAAAGGTCCTAACCTGGAAAGCACCAGGGAAATGGCGGAGGCCACCGGCTTGAAAATAATTGCTTCCGGCGGTGTTTCTTCCCTGGAAGACCTGATTGCCGTCAGCCAACTGGAACCTTACGGCGTTGAAGCGGTAATTACGGGAAAAGCCCTTTATGATGGGCGTATAGATCTGGAAGAGGCGCTGAGGACAGTTGGCAGTTAA
- a CDS encoding accessory gene regulator ArgB-like protein, with the protein MGKFSDYLQRELGLSNEQAEIVTYGFAVFVSNLAGIVLIVIISWLLGVVQLALVAAFTAAGLRVLSGGAHSASIRNCSLLGAIVSPTIAIFSRLAHIYFSSPLLSALVTAVWLLGLWAVYKYAPADTPNKPITEEKMKKRLRRLSRMYLVAWFILWGGSACGIVNLFKSDVILAGTLGLMWQIFSLTPCGYRLVAMVDRMLP; encoded by the coding sequence ATCGGTAAATTTTCTGATTACCTGCAAAGAGAATTGGGCTTAAGCAATGAACAGGCAGAGATTGTAACTTATGGTTTTGCTGTTTTTGTAAGCAATTTGGCCGGAATTGTCCTGATAGTCATTATATCCTGGCTGCTTGGAGTTGTTCAGTTGGCCCTGGTTGCGGCTTTTACCGCAGCCGGGCTGAGAGTACTGTCCGGAGGCGCTCATTCTGCCAGTATCAGGAACTGTTCTCTGCTGGGGGCTATAGTTTCTCCCACCATCGCAATCTTCTCGCGACTTGCTCACATCTATTTTTCCTCTCCTCTGCTTTCGGCACTGGTAACAGCAGTATGGTTGCTGGGTTTGTGGGCTGTTTATAAATATGCGCCTGCCGATACGCCCAACAAACCGATTACCGAAGAAAAAATGAAGAAGCGGCTGCGCAGATTATCACGGATGTATCTGGTTGCCTGGTTTATTCTTTGGGGCGGGAGCGCCTGCGGTATTGTAAACTTATTCAAATCCGATGTTATTTTGGCCGGCACCCTGGGACTGATGTGGCAGATTTTCAGCCTGACACCCTGTGGGTATCGTCTGGTGGCAATGGTGGACAGAATGTTGCCTTAG
- the hisH gene encoding imidazole glycerol phosphate synthase subunit HisH: MIAIIDYGMGNLRSVQKGFEKVGFPAEIVTGPEAVLQAQGVVLPGVGAFGDAMRNLRAAGFIEAIYEVVSRGTPFLGICLGLQLMFEESEEWGLHRGLGLFPGRVKKFPPGLKIPHMGWNQIEIQQETPILKGIPDKSAFYFVHSYYVDAGEDVTLARTEYGIPFTSIAGNDTVFGIQFHPEKSSKLGLQILKNFGGLVSC, translated from the coding sequence ATGATTGCTATTATCGATTATGGAATGGGTAATTTGCGGAGTGTACAAAAAGGATTTGAGAAGGTAGGCTTTCCTGCCGAGATTGTCACCGGGCCGGAGGCCGTTCTGCAGGCACAAGGCGTTGTTTTGCCAGGAGTGGGAGCCTTTGGCGATGCCATGCGGAACCTCAGGGCTGCCGGCTTTATTGAAGCTATCTACGAGGTTGTATCCCGGGGTACTCCCTTTCTGGGTATTTGCCTGGGCCTGCAGCTCATGTTTGAAGAGAGCGAGGAATGGGGCCTGCACAGGGGACTGGGTCTTTTTCCGGGCCGCGTCAAAAAGTTTCCTCCGGGCTTAAAAATTCCCCATATGGGCTGGAACCAGATAGAAATACAGCAAGAAACCCCTATTCTCAAGGGTATACCCGATAAATCAGCTTTTTATTTTGTGCATTCCTATTATGTTGATGCCGGAGAAGATGTAACGCTGGCCAGAACAGAGTACGGCATACCATTTACGTCGATAGCCGGAAACGACACTGTTTTTGGTATCCAGTTTCATCCGGAAAAGAGCAGCAAGTTAGGCTTGCAAATTTTAAAGAATTTTGGAGGTCTGGTATCATGTTAA
- the hisZ gene encoding ATP phosphoribosyltransferase regulatory subunit, whose protein sequence is MSRSFKTEIPSGVRDLMPGEAWCKRELEREISDIFRAWGYQEVVTPAFEYFDVLKIGQRDEQLDLMYKFIDRQGRILALRPDMTTPIARLTASRQKRGPFPLRLFYIANVFSYEEPQAGRQREYYQAGVELIGSSSPEADAEVLALTVEVLKKIGLQNFKLSVGQIDIFNGLMEELEVAEEVKKEIKTTISNQNFVGVEEILHNQKLPEKEIDKVMQIITLRGSRRELESIRPMLTSAKALKALDNLEEVFAVLTDYRLDRYVDLDLGLLRDFDYYTGLVFEGSALGLGFPICGGGRYDGLLGQFGLPCPATGFALGIERIMLALERQGHSRDFKNLDYIIEYESHRRLEAFDKAAQLRAEGHRVVTRDRRSGVRLNSEDSMFSDAKVITLD, encoded by the coding sequence ATGTCCAGGAGTTTTAAAACCGAAATACCTTCCGGTGTGAGGGACCTGATGCCGGGCGAAGCTTGGTGCAAAAGGGAACTGGAAAGAGAGATCAGTGATATTTTCAGGGCCTGGGGTTACCAGGAGGTTGTTACGCCGGCCTTTGAATATTTTGATGTTTTAAAGATAGGTCAGCGGGACGAACAGTTAGACCTTATGTATAAGTTTATTGACCGGCAGGGACGGATTTTAGCCTTGCGTCCCGATATGACCACGCCAATAGCGCGGTTGACGGCATCGAGGCAAAAAAGGGGACCATTCCCCCTACGGCTTTTTTATATAGCAAATGTTTTCAGCTATGAAGAACCGCAGGCCGGGCGCCAGAGAGAGTATTACCAGGCCGGAGTAGAGCTTATAGGTTCAAGCAGCCCCGAAGCTGACGCCGAGGTGCTGGCCCTTACCGTGGAAGTTCTTAAAAAAATCGGCTTGCAAAATTTCAAATTGAGTGTAGGACAAATAGATATTTTTAATGGACTTATGGAAGAACTGGAAGTTGCCGAAGAGGTAAAAAAAGAAATAAAAACAACTATCAGCAACCAAAACTTTGTAGGTGTGGAAGAAATATTACATAACCAAAAACTACCGGAGAAAGAGATTGATAAGGTGATGCAGATAATTACCCTCCGCGGAAGCCGGCGGGAACTGGAAAGTATAAGGCCTATGCTTACAAGCGCCAAAGCTTTGAAGGCTTTAGATAACCTGGAGGAAGTCTTTGCCGTATTAACTGATTACAGGCTGGACCGGTATGTCGACCTGGATTTGGGGCTGTTGAGGGATTTTGATTACTATACAGGTCTTGTTTTTGAAGGGTCGGCCCTGGGATTGGGGTTCCCCATTTGTGGGGGCGGTCGTTATGACGGTTTGCTTGGCCAGTTTGGTTTGCCATGCCCGGCTACCGGTTTTGCCCTGGGGATAGAAAGGATTATGCTGGCTCTGGAACGCCAGGGACATTCCCGGGATTTCAAAAACCTGGATTATATCATTGAATATGAAAGCCACCGGCGCCTGGAGGCCTTTGATAAAGCTGCCCAATTGAGAGCAGAAGGTCACCGGGTAGTTACAAGAGACAGAAGATCCGGTGTCCGACTGAATTCTGAGGATTCCATGTTCAGCGATGCAAAGGTTATTACCTTGGATTGA
- the hisD gene encoding histidinol dehydrogenase — translation MIRILKSGQTEVEKVLNKVYEDQAVYEQRVSEILKEVRERGDEAVLEYTARFDKARLTPETLRVSEEEIEEAYRVIDKDVLPALQKARDNIAAYHEKQLQKCWFDPEEDGTVLGQLVRPLERVGIYVPGGTASYPSSVLMNAVPAKVAGVKEIVMVAPPTAGGRIDPYSIVAAAEAGVTEIYKVGGAQAVAALAYGTRTIRKVDLITGPGNIYVTLAKKMVYGQVNIDMLAGPSEILIIADASADPTYVAADLLSQAEHDVLASAVLVTPSEKLAHAVKAEIERQVSYLSRKEILTASLRDYSAIIVTDSLAEAIEMANTYAPEHLELAVEKPFDILGKIKNAGAVFMGHYTAEPVGDYYAGPNHVLPTGGTARFYSPLNVDTFMKKMSIIAYSRDRLGKVGQDIVKLAKVEGLDAHANSIQVRLDKLAKK, via the coding sequence ATGATCAGAATTTTAAAAAGCGGCCAGACCGAGGTGGAAAAGGTATTAAACAAAGTATATGAAGACCAGGCCGTTTATGAACAGCGGGTAAGCGAAATTTTAAAGGAGGTACGGGAGAGAGGCGACGAGGCTGTGCTGGAATACACGGCTCGCTTCGATAAAGCCCGCTTAACGCCGGAAACTTTACGGGTTTCGGAAGAAGAAATCGAAGAAGCTTACCGGGTTATTGATAAAGATGTTTTGCCTGCCCTGCAAAAGGCCCGCGACAATATTGCCGCTTATCACGAAAAACAACTGCAAAAGTGTTGGTTTGACCCAGAAGAGGACGGCACTGTCCTGGGGCAGTTGGTACGCCCCCTGGAACGGGTTGGCATCTACGTACCCGGGGGTACGGCATCCTATCCTTCTTCTGTGCTGATGAATGCCGTGCCGGCAAAGGTGGCGGGAGTTAAAGAGATTGTTATGGTCGCTCCCCCAACGGCCGGGGGCCGGATTGATCCCTATTCGATAGTTGCTGCGGCGGAGGCCGGAGTTACGGAAATATATAAAGTTGGCGGCGCCCAGGCCGTGGCTGCGCTGGCTTACGGGACCCGGACCATAAGGAAGGTTGACCTTATTACAGGCCCCGGTAACATATACGTTACCCTGGCCAAAAAGATGGTTTACGGCCAGGTAAATATAGACATGCTGGCGGGACCGAGCGAAATCCTGATCATCGCAGATGCCTCAGCAGATCCCACTTATGTGGCGGCTGACCTGCTTTCCCAGGCTGAGCACGATGTGCTTGCTTCGGCAGTTTTAGTTACTCCTTCCGAAAAATTGGCCCATGCCGTAAAAGCAGAAATTGAGCGCCAGGTATCATATTTGTCCAGGAAAGAGATTTTAACGGCTTCTTTGCGGGACTACAGCGCCATTATTGTGACTGACAGCCTTGCCGAAGCCATTGAAATGGCCAACACTTATGCGCCCGAACACCTGGAACTGGCAGTGGAAAAGCCTTTTGACATTTTGGGAAAAATCAAAAACGCCGGAGCTGTTTTCATGGGTCATTACACGGCCGAACCAGTCGGTGACTATTACGCCGGCCCCAACCATGTACTGCCCACAGGCGGTACGGCCCGCTTTTATTCTCCGTTAAATGTGGACACCTTTATGAAAAAAATGAGTATTATTGCCTATTCCCGGGATCGCCTGGGAAAAGTGGGCCAGGACATTGTCAAACTGGCAAAAGTGGAGGGTTTGGACGCCCACGCCAATTCCATCCAGGTAAGGTTGGATAAATTAGCAAAAAAATAA
- the hisB gene encoding imidazoleglycerol-phosphate dehydratase HisB yields MGVAGKSKKGHGRTAEYTRTTTETDIQVALNLDGKGSYFLDTGVPFLDHMLALWSKHGLFDLDITAQGDTGIDDHHTVEDIGICLGRAFAEALGDKVGIRRYGTALVPMDEALAMAVVDLSGRGFLVFDAQLPCQKVGDFDTELVEEFLRAFAVNAELTLHVKQMAGKNTHHIIEAIFKALGRALNEASAIDENISGVLSTKGSL; encoded by the coding sequence ATGGGTGTGGCTGGTAAAAGTAAAAAAGGGCATGGCAGGACGGCGGAATATACAAGGACTACCACGGAGACCGACATTCAGGTAGCACTGAACCTGGACGGGAAAGGAAGCTATTTCCTTGATACCGGTGTTCCTTTTCTGGACCATATGCTGGCCCTGTGGTCCAAACACGGGCTTTTTGATTTAGATATCACTGCCCAGGGTGATACAGGCATAGATGACCACCATACGGTGGAGGACATAGGCATCTGCCTGGGACGGGCTTTTGCTGAAGCCTTGGGAGATAAAGTAGGGATCCGGCGGTACGGTACTGCTTTAGTGCCCATGGACGAGGCCCTGGCTATGGCGGTAGTGGACCTGAGCGGGCGTGGTTTCCTTGTTTTTGATGCGCAGCTTCCCTGCCAGAAGGTGGGTGACTTTGACACCGAACTGGTGGAGGAGTTTTTACGCGCTTTTGCCGTCAATGCCGAATTAACCCTGCATGTGAAACAGATGGCCGGGAAAAATACCCACCACATTATTGAGGCCATATTTAAGGCCTTGGGCAGAGCCTTAAATGAAGCTTCGGCTATAGATGAAAACATTTCCGGCGTACTGTCAACCAAAGGGAGCTTGTAA
- the hisC gene encoding histidinol-phosphate transaminase, with protein sequence MSIQFDVRTRVREDLRDLVPYDTHPYPNVIRMDLNENPYPFPEAVCQEIIKKLNSDVFTRYPDPGAVELRQALADYNGVAPDNLIAGNGSDELIQLIYLTFGGNDRTVLIPVPTFSMFKIHARITGTGVEEMRTGEDFAVPVQKLVERARAGIDIVVLVSPNNPTGTVIPPEDIMYVLENTSALVIVDEAYFEFKRETIVSHLNRYPNLIVLRTFSKAFGLAGMRVGYLISNESVIKELNKIKQPFNVNSFSQLAARTALKYRQLFDEQIGMIIEEREKLFMELQGLSGVTAFPSQSNFILFRTPVNSDKVYQELLKGGILIRNLGKVPGLEDCLRVTIGKKEENAIFLEKLGVILRDNKE encoded by the coding sequence ATGAGCATACAATTTGATGTCCGGACAAGGGTCAGGGAAGATCTGCGGGATTTGGTACCTTACGACACCCATCCCTATCCCAATGTCATCAGAATGGACTTAAACGAAAACCCCTATCCTTTTCCGGAAGCGGTTTGCCAGGAAATTATCAAAAAACTGAACAGCGATGTTTTTACCCGGTATCCGGACCCCGGGGCGGTCGAACTCAGGCAGGCTTTGGCAGACTATAACGGGGTGGCGCCGGATAACCTCATAGCAGGTAATGGCTCCGATGAGCTGATCCAGCTCATCTATTTAACCTTTGGGGGTAATGACAGGACTGTATTAATACCGGTACCTACCTTCTCCATGTTCAAGATTCATGCCCGTATTACCGGTACAGGCGTTGAGGAAATGCGGACCGGCGAAGACTTTGCCGTACCTGTGCAAAAACTTGTGGAACGGGCCCGGGCAGGGATCGACATCGTTGTATTGGTTTCGCCCAATAACCCCACCGGGACAGTGATTCCACCGGAAGACATCATGTATGTGCTCGAGAATACCAGCGCTCTTGTTATCGTAGATGAAGCCTATTTTGAATTTAAAAGGGAAACCATAGTTTCTCATTTAAACAGGTATCCCAACCTTATAGTATTACGAACTTTCTCCAAGGCCTTCGGGCTGGCGGGCATGAGGGTTGGCTACCTGATTTCCAACGAATCAGTAATTAAGGAACTGAACAAAATAAAACAACCCTTTAATGTCAATTCTTTTTCCCAACTGGCTGCCAGGACAGCTCTCAAATACAGGCAACTTTTTGATGAACAAATAGGGATGATTATTGAAGAAAGGGAAAAACTTTTCATGGAACTGCAAGGTTTAAGCGGTGTAACGGCTTTTCCCAGTCAGTCCAATTTCATCCTGTTCAGAACCCCGGTAAATTCGGATAAAGTGTATCAGGAACTGCTTAAAGGCGGCATCCTGATCAGGAATTTAGGAAAAGTGCCGGGTTTGGAAGATTGTCTGCGGGTAACCATTGGGAAAAAAGAGGAAAACGCAATTTTTTTGGAGAAATTAGGTGTAATTCTAAGGGATAACAAGGAGTGA
- the purD gene encoding phosphoribosylamine--glycine ligase, producing the protein MKVLVVGGGGREHALVWKIKQSPKVTKVYCAPGNAGMAQIAECVAISVEDIDGLLNFAQQEGIDMTVVGPEAPLTMGLVDKFRVAGLKVFGPSRQAAELEGSKVMAKELMSKYNIPTAKYAKFTDAGSAIEYIKETGAPCVVKADGLAAGKGVVVARDEETAINAVRMMMEDKAFGQAGDMIIIEECLEGEEVSILAFTDGETVVPMVSSQDHKRVFDNDEGPNTGGMGAYSPAPVYTDELHRQVMEKILKPTMQGMAQEGRLYEGVLYAGLMITKDGPKVLEFNVRFGDPETQAVLTRLDSDLVEIMEAVIDKRLHEVNIRWKPEAAVCVVLAAGGYPGSYKKGDPITGLDDAAREAIVFHAGTGLQDGRIVTSGGRVLGVTALGPSIPAAIENAYKAVGKIHFDNMHYRKDIGQKALRHL; encoded by the coding sequence TTGAAAGTACTGGTTGTTGGCGGTGGCGGGCGTGAACATGCCCTGGTCTGGAAAATCAAACAAAGCCCAAAAGTGACAAAGGTCTATTGTGCGCCGGGAAACGCCGGGATGGCGCAAATTGCCGAATGTGTCGCCATTTCCGTCGAGGATATTGACGGTTTGTTAAACTTTGCTCAACAGGAAGGCATTGATATGACCGTGGTTGGGCCTGAAGCGCCGTTAACCATGGGTTTGGTGGATAAATTTCGAGTCGCAGGTCTCAAGGTATTCGGGCCTTCCCGGCAGGCTGCGGAACTGGAAGGCAGCAAGGTGATGGCCAAGGAACTTATGTCCAAGTACAACATCCCCACGGCCAAATACGCCAAGTTTACTGATGCCGGGTCTGCCATCGAATATATTAAGGAAACGGGGGCGCCTTGCGTGGTCAAAGCTGACGGTTTGGCGGCCGGAAAAGGTGTGGTGGTGGCGCGGGATGAAGAAACGGCCATAAATGCCGTGCGCATGATGATGGAAGACAAAGCCTTTGGCCAGGCCGGGGATATGATTATCATTGAAGAATGCCTGGAAGGCGAGGAAGTAAGTATTTTAGCTTTTACCGACGGGGAAACGGTGGTTCCCATGGTGTCTTCCCAGGACCATAAAAGGGTATTTGATAATGACGAAGGACCCAATACCGGCGGCATGGGCGCCTATTCGCCCGCTCCCGTTTATACGGATGAATTACACCGGCAGGTGATGGAAAAGATTCTTAAACCCACCATGCAAGGTATGGCCCAGGAGGGGCGCCTTTACGAGGGAGTACTCTATGCCGGCCTGATGATAACCAAAGACGGGCCGAAAGTCCTGGAATTTAACGTGCGTTTTGGGGACCCGGAAACCCAGGCGGTATTAACGCGCTTGGACAGCGATCTGGTGGAGATTATGGAGGCGGTAATAGACAAGCGTTTGCATGAAGTTAATATCAGGTGGAAACCGGAAGCGGCTGTCTGTGTGGTGCTTGCAGCAGGGGGGTATCCGGGTAGCTATAAAAAAGGCGACCCTATTACCGGGTTAGACGATGCGGCTAGAGAGGCCATTGTCTTCCACGCAGGAACGGGTTTACAGGATGGCCGCATAGTTACATCCGGAGGACGGGTGCTCGGTGTAACGGCCCTTGGCCCATCTATACCGGCGGCAATTGAAAATGCCTATAAAGCTGTAGGCAAAATCCATTTCGACAACATGCATTATCGTAAAGATATCGGTCAAAAGGCTTTACGACATCTATGA
- a CDS encoding sensor histidine kinase, whose amino-acid sequence MIPGYKVDKKILLLFLILLQSFVVVETGIWTYFALHEKVGISLRTVGILSLSAGIVLGGWSVLMLREVIRLAAREQEAEVYKVHLEENRELIDVLRSHRHDFLNHLQVIMGCIHLNRAENALNYINEVVDSLKNESLISNMEHPEVAALLFKKMHHAEQDGIRLVVRPESDLRGLDLPASVISRILGNLVDNAFYAVKGLPAEEDRTVEITFSEDSRRFIIKVCNSKPAIPPELQEKVFQKGFTTKGRNGSGLGLYIVKELTEKHGGTVELTSNEEKGTVFAICFPKNVQAPEVS is encoded by the coding sequence ATGATACCAGGATATAAAGTTGACAAAAAAATATTACTCCTTTTTTTGATACTGCTGCAGAGCTTTGTGGTGGTTGAGACGGGAATATGGACTTATTTTGCTCTGCATGAGAAAGTGGGCATTTCCCTGAGAACCGTTGGCATCCTTTCATTATCGGCCGGTATTGTACTGGGCGGCTGGTCTGTCCTGATGCTCAGGGAGGTTATCCGGCTGGCAGCCAGGGAACAGGAGGCCGAGGTGTACAAGGTTCATTTAGAGGAGAACCGGGAGCTCATTGATGTTTTGCGTTCTCACCGCCATGATTTTCTCAACCACCTGCAGGTGATAATGGGATGTATCCATTTGAACAGAGCGGAAAATGCCCTCAATTATATCAATGAAGTGGTGGATTCCCTGAAAAACGAATCCCTGATCAGTAATATGGAACATCCTGAAGTGGCTGCTTTGTTGTTTAAAAAGATGCACCATGCGGAACAGGATGGGATTCGCCTTGTTGTAAGGCCGGAATCGGATTTACGGGGTTTGGACCTTCCTGCAAGTGTTATTTCCAGAATATTGGGAAATTTAGTGGATAATGCTTTTTATGCCGTTAAGGGTTTACCGGCAGAAGAGGATCGAACTGTAGAAATAACTTTCAGCGAAGACAGCCGGCGTTTTATTATCAAGGTTTGTAATAGCAAGCCTGCCATACCGCCGGAATTACAGGAAAAGGTTTTTCAGAAGGGCTTTACAACCAAGGGTCGTAATGGCAGCGGATTGGGTTTGTATATTGTCAAGGAGCTTACTGAAAAACACGGAGGGACTGTTGAACTAACCAGTAACGAAGAAAAAGGTACTGTTTTTGCAATCTGTTTTCCGAAAAATGTTCAGGCGCCAGAAGTATCTTGA